A genomic region of Methanosarcina thermophila TM-1 contains the following coding sequences:
- a CDS encoding CheR family methyltransferase yields MGNYSVRKASENETNKEINRETKSCRIQEISRIQEIDPGFELLKKIITGNTGFNCEHYKEAHFKRRINVRIRATNSESYGAYLKLLKRDPQEYKFLVDTLTVNVSEFFRNPETFSIIEKEVIPPIVKNRSGSLIRSIRIWSAGCAGGEEAYSLAILLHRVMRSDFDKYKIRIIGTDIDAKSLEKARKGIYCENSLKNLDLSTKERYFVKQGDTYQVIDELKNITRFKHHDLISGAKIDRFDIIVCRNVMIYFKKEIQEKLQLNFYQALEKGGFFIIGKSETLIGAASSLFKPYNTRERLYVKEISRDIYGRDRESKEFK; encoded by the coding sequence ATGGGTAATTATTCGGTTAGAAAAGCAAGTGAGAATGAAACAAACAAAGAGATAAACAGAGAAACAAAGTCCTGTCGAATCCAGGAAATCAGTCGAATCCAAGAGATAGATCCGGGCTTTGAGCTATTAAAGAAAATTATTACTGGAAACACCGGCTTTAACTGTGAGCATTATAAAGAAGCTCATTTCAAACGCAGGATTAATGTACGCATTCGAGCCACTAACTCCGAGAGTTATGGAGCTTACCTGAAACTTTTAAAAAGAGACCCTCAGGAATATAAATTTCTTGTTGACACCCTTACTGTAAATGTAAGTGAATTTTTCCGAAACCCAGAGACCTTCAGTATAATTGAAAAAGAGGTCATTCCTCCTATTGTTAAAAACAGATCAGGGTCATTGATCCGATCAATCCGCATCTGGAGTGCTGGCTGTGCTGGAGGAGAAGAAGCCTATTCCCTTGCTATTCTGCTGCATAGGGTAATGAGAAGCGATTTCGATAAATATAAAATAAGAATTATAGGTACAGATATTGATGCCAAAAGCCTGGAAAAAGCCAGGAAAGGCATTTACTGCGAGAATTCACTTAAAAATCTTGATCTCAGCACAAAAGAACGCTATTTTGTGAAGCAGGGAGATACATATCAGGTAATAGACGAGCTGAAAAACATAACACGTTTTAAACATCATGATCTCATTTCAGGTGCAAAAATTGATCGTTTTGACATTATTGTCTGCCGAAATGTAATGATTTATTTTAAAAAAGAGATCCAGGAAAAATTGCAGCTTAATTTCTATCAAGCTCTTGAAAAAGGAGGATTTTTTATAATAGGGAAGTCGGAAACACTGATTGGAGCCGCATCCAGTCTATTTAAACCTTATAATACAAGAGAGCGCCTGTATGTAAAAGAAATCTCAAGGGATATTTATGGAAGAGATCGGGAATCTAAGGAATTTAAGTGA